A single genomic interval of Dysidea avara chromosome 6, odDysAvar1.4, whole genome shotgun sequence harbors:
- the LOC136259025 gene encoding uncharacterized protein isoform X1 yields MSGFGNTRKGHGQPLPSESSLECPICTNRYATDGIRQPKILKCGHTFCTDCIRQILETNLNQVRCPYCFVITTVGVMGIYGFPVNRTLVDILSNLNLLDSIEEGATPKDICCYCSQNEATKICFGCDPTGCKLCEECCATEHSRPFAPVRAHKPLDLSDVANIPRQICNVHGLPFTHYSERAATFACKKCLEGQSDEYNVEFLPIDAAIQVLRQRLPMLTESLERYLKRLQDAQRNMTMVQADLGMTETKTIKDIQQKFSKFQKVFQERQKALLTNLGLVVTNRRENLDKQLNELRETTAKLISHKEQLQALLQRDKQDFLQKYCELVREITELLNGEDLSQQRPNASADISVYLSDVFEKELHNLGSVGGGAMPINFEAKMNKGLPQLTWDLPDDREEEITHYQIEYEVVLPLLVKLDPSTSVCSTTCGGKGLSYFVNSLCPGYSYRFKMRSESASGWGMWSQPAIGAFDDFPCNIEFSGKIVSIQIPSSGQYRITARGAKAADGERFKGGRGAIISATFILQKGDILEVLCGGMSQRHGCHSGGAGGTFVTVNARQLEGLLIVAGGGGGTRGYDDQDCDGCDASLEPHGTSSGTIHCAEGGINGAPGKDANFLGPSWGCGGAGFQQSSSTAKSFVEGGASGECGGFGGGGSVGLYGGGGGGGFSGGGGGRGGGGGGSFVRSDGENVARTVGNSGHGGVEIVKISSTTNSVLHSKSNSSNNSREMMAKPGSTTSPCASFGSQHSSTDQVSDQAMDAQASFNARQQSSNNLVLTGNSCSEEGQQAITPSLEREQSQLTVTSTSEPPQ; encoded by the exons ATGAGTGGATTTGGTAACACCAGAAAAGGGCATGGACAG CCATTGCCGTCAGAGTCAAGTCTTGAGTGTCCAATTTGTACCAACCGATATGCCACTGATGGGATACGACAACCAAAGATTTTAAAATGTGGCCATACTTTCTGTACTGATTGCATCAGGCAAATACTAGAAACTAACTTGAACCAAGTCAGGTGCCCTTATTGCTTTGTTATCACAACTGTTGGAGTAATGGGAATCTATGGCTTTCCAGTGAACAGAACATTAGTCGATATTCTTAGTAATTTGAATCTGCTAGATAGTATAGAAGAAGGGGCAACACCCAAGGATATATGCTGCTACTGTAGCCAGAATGAAGCAACAAAAATATGTTTTGGCTGTGATCCAACCGGTTGCAAGCTATGCGAGGAGTGTTGTGCTACAGAACATAGTCGTCCATTTGCTCCAGTCAGGGCACACAAACCACTCGACTTATCAGATGTAGCAAACATACCAAGGCAAATCTGTAATGTTCATGGCCTTCCATTTACACATTATTCTGAGAGAGCTGCTACATTTGCATGCAAAAAATGTCTGGAAGGACAATCAGATGAATACAATGTAGAGTTTCTTCCCATTGATGCTGCCATCCAGGTATTAAGGCAGCGATTGCCAATGCTAACAGAGAGTCTTGAAAGATATTTGAAGAGGCTGCAGGATGCTCAGCGTAACATGACGATGGTGCAAGCTGACCTGGGGATGACAGAGACAAAGACCATCAAGGATATTCAGCAGAAGTTTTCTAAGTTTCAGAAAGTATTCCAGGAACGACAGAAGGCCTTGTTGACTAATTTGGGACTTGTG GTAACAAACCGAAGAGAAAACCTTGATAAACAACTAAATGAGCTCCGGGAAACTACAGCCAAGCTGATCAGCCATAAAGAACAGCTTCAAGCTCTCTTACAAAGAGACAAGCAAGATTTCTTACAGAAGTACTGTGAACTGGTAAGAGAGATCACAGAGCTGTTAAATGGTGAAGATTTGAGTCAACAAAGGCCGAATGCATCTGCAGATATTTCAGTGTATCTTTCTGATGTTTTTGAGAAGGAGCTTCACAACCTGGGTTCAGTAGGAGGTGGTGCGATGCCCATCAATTTTGAAGCTAAAATGAACAAAGGTCTGCCACAGTTAACATGGGATTTGCCTGATGATCGAGAAGAGGAAATCACACATTATCAAATTGAATATGAGGTTGTGTTACCACTATTGGTCAAGCTAGATCCTTCCACCAGTGTTTGTTCCACCACTTGTGGTGGAAAAGGACTGAGCTATTTTGTTAATAGCTTATGCCCAGGGTATAGCTACCGTTTCAAGATGAGATCTGAAAGTGCGTCAGGGTGGGGAATGTGGTCTCAACCAGCAATCGGTGCTTTTGATGACTTTCCATGTAACATTGAATTTTCTGGAAAGATTGTCAGTATACAAATTCCATCCTCAGGCCAGTACAGAATCACTGCTAGAGGTGCTAAAGCAGCTGACGGTGAACGGTTTAAAGGAGGTCGAGGGGCCATCATAAGTGCTACCTTTATTCTGCAGAAAGGTGATATTTTGGAAGTACTGTGTGGTGGGATGTCACAACGTCACGGCTGTCACTCTGGTGGTGCTGGCGGTACATTTGTTACTGTCAACGCACGACAACTTGAGGGTCTGCTCATTGTAGCTGGTGGAGGTGGAGGAACTCGAGGATATGATGATCAAGATTGTGATGGATGTGACGCTAGCCTTGAACCACATGGCACATCATCAGGAACAATACACTGTGCAGAAGGCGGAATCAACGGTGCTCCTGGAAAAGATGCAAACTTTCTTGGCCCATCATGGGGTTGTGGCGGAGCTGGTTTTCAACAGAGCTCATCTACAGCGAAGAGTTTTGTCGAAGGTGGTGCCAGTGGTGAATGCGGTGGCTTTGGAGGTGGTGGTAGTGTTGGACTTTATGGTGGTGGAGGGGGAGGTGGCTTTTCTGGAGGAGGCGGTGGACGAGGGGGTGGGGGTGGTGGAAGCTTTGTCAGATCAGATGGAGAAAATGTTGCAAGAACAGTTGGCAATAGTGGTCATGGAGGAGTTGAGATTGTCAAGATCAGCAGCACAACCAATAGTGTACTACACAGCAAGTCTAATAGCAGTAACAACTCCAGAGAAATGATGGCCAAACCAGGGTCCACCACATCACCTTGTGCTTCGTTCGGCAGCCAGCATAGTTCTACAGATCAAGTTTCCGATCAAGCAATGGATGCTCAGGCCTCGTTTAATGCTAGGCAACAATCCTCAAACAATTTGGTGTTAACTGGTAACAGTTGTAGTGAGGAAGGTCAACAAGCGATCACCCCGTCCCTTGAACGAGAACAAAGTCAGCTAACTGTTACTTCAACGTCTGAACCCCCTCAGTAG
- the LOC136259025 gene encoding uncharacterized protein isoform X2: MGIYGFPVNRTLVDILSNLNLLDSIEEGATPKDICCYCSQNEATKICFGCDPTGCKLCEECCATEHSRPFAPVRAHKPLDLSDVANIPRQICNVHGLPFTHYSERAATFACKKCLEGQSDEYNVEFLPIDAAIQVLRQRLPMLTESLERYLKRLQDAQRNMTMVQADLGMTETKTIKDIQQKFSKFQKVFQERQKALLTNLGLVVTNRRENLDKQLNELRETTAKLISHKEQLQALLQRDKQDFLQKYCELVREITELLNGEDLSQQRPNASADISVYLSDVFEKELHNLGSVGGGAMPINFEAKMNKGLPQLTWDLPDDREEEITHYQIEYEVVLPLLVKLDPSTSVCSTTCGGKGLSYFVNSLCPGYSYRFKMRSESASGWGMWSQPAIGAFDDFPCNIEFSGKIVSIQIPSSGQYRITARGAKAADGERFKGGRGAIISATFILQKGDILEVLCGGMSQRHGCHSGGAGGTFVTVNARQLEGLLIVAGGGGGTRGYDDQDCDGCDASLEPHGTSSGTIHCAEGGINGAPGKDANFLGPSWGCGGAGFQQSSSTAKSFVEGGASGECGGFGGGGSVGLYGGGGGGGFSGGGGGRGGGGGGSFVRSDGENVARTVGNSGHGGVEIVKISSTTNSVLHSKSNSSNNSREMMAKPGSTTSPCASFGSQHSSTDQVSDQAMDAQASFNARQQSSNNLVLTGNSCSEEGQQAITPSLEREQSQLTVTSTSEPPQ; the protein is encoded by the exons ATGGGAATCTATGGCTTTCCAGTGAACAGAACATTAGTCGATATTCTTAGTAATTTGAATCTGCTAGATAGTATAGAAGAAGGGGCAACACCCAAGGATATATGCTGCTACTGTAGCCAGAATGAAGCAACAAAAATATGTTTTGGCTGTGATCCAACCGGTTGCAAGCTATGCGAGGAGTGTTGTGCTACAGAACATAGTCGTCCATTTGCTCCAGTCAGGGCACACAAACCACTCGACTTATCAGATGTAGCAAACATACCAAGGCAAATCTGTAATGTTCATGGCCTTCCATTTACACATTATTCTGAGAGAGCTGCTACATTTGCATGCAAAAAATGTCTGGAAGGACAATCAGATGAATACAATGTAGAGTTTCTTCCCATTGATGCTGCCATCCAGGTATTAAGGCAGCGATTGCCAATGCTAACAGAGAGTCTTGAAAGATATTTGAAGAGGCTGCAGGATGCTCAGCGTAACATGACGATGGTGCAAGCTGACCTGGGGATGACAGAGACAAAGACCATCAAGGATATTCAGCAGAAGTTTTCTAAGTTTCAGAAAGTATTCCAGGAACGACAGAAGGCCTTGTTGACTAATTTGGGACTTGTG GTAACAAACCGAAGAGAAAACCTTGATAAACAACTAAATGAGCTCCGGGAAACTACAGCCAAGCTGATCAGCCATAAAGAACAGCTTCAAGCTCTCTTACAAAGAGACAAGCAAGATTTCTTACAGAAGTACTGTGAACTGGTAAGAGAGATCACAGAGCTGTTAAATGGTGAAGATTTGAGTCAACAAAGGCCGAATGCATCTGCAGATATTTCAGTGTATCTTTCTGATGTTTTTGAGAAGGAGCTTCACAACCTGGGTTCAGTAGGAGGTGGTGCGATGCCCATCAATTTTGAAGCTAAAATGAACAAAGGTCTGCCACAGTTAACATGGGATTTGCCTGATGATCGAGAAGAGGAAATCACACATTATCAAATTGAATATGAGGTTGTGTTACCACTATTGGTCAAGCTAGATCCTTCCACCAGTGTTTGTTCCACCACTTGTGGTGGAAAAGGACTGAGCTATTTTGTTAATAGCTTATGCCCAGGGTATAGCTACCGTTTCAAGATGAGATCTGAAAGTGCGTCAGGGTGGGGAATGTGGTCTCAACCAGCAATCGGTGCTTTTGATGACTTTCCATGTAACATTGAATTTTCTGGAAAGATTGTCAGTATACAAATTCCATCCTCAGGCCAGTACAGAATCACTGCTAGAGGTGCTAAAGCAGCTGACGGTGAACGGTTTAAAGGAGGTCGAGGGGCCATCATAAGTGCTACCTTTATTCTGCAGAAAGGTGATATTTTGGAAGTACTGTGTGGTGGGATGTCACAACGTCACGGCTGTCACTCTGGTGGTGCTGGCGGTACATTTGTTACTGTCAACGCACGACAACTTGAGGGTCTGCTCATTGTAGCTGGTGGAGGTGGAGGAACTCGAGGATATGATGATCAAGATTGTGATGGATGTGACGCTAGCCTTGAACCACATGGCACATCATCAGGAACAATACACTGTGCAGAAGGCGGAATCAACGGTGCTCCTGGAAAAGATGCAAACTTTCTTGGCCCATCATGGGGTTGTGGCGGAGCTGGTTTTCAACAGAGCTCATCTACAGCGAAGAGTTTTGTCGAAGGTGGTGCCAGTGGTGAATGCGGTGGCTTTGGAGGTGGTGGTAGTGTTGGACTTTATGGTGGTGGAGGGGGAGGTGGCTTTTCTGGAGGAGGCGGTGGACGAGGGGGTGGGGGTGGTGGAAGCTTTGTCAGATCAGATGGAGAAAATGTTGCAAGAACAGTTGGCAATAGTGGTCATGGAGGAGTTGAGATTGTCAAGATCAGCAGCACAACCAATAGTGTACTACACAGCAAGTCTAATAGCAGTAACAACTCCAGAGAAATGATGGCCAAACCAGGGTCCACCACATCACCTTGTGCTTCGTTCGGCAGCCAGCATAGTTCTACAGATCAAGTTTCCGATCAAGCAATGGATGCTCAGGCCTCGTTTAATGCTAGGCAACAATCCTCAAACAATTTGGTGTTAACTGGTAACAGTTGTAGTGAGGAAGGTCAACAAGCGATCACCCCGTCCCTTGAACGAGAACAAAGTCAGCTAACTGTTACTTCAACGTCTGAACCCCCTCAGTAG
- the LOC136257539 gene encoding cytochrome P450 20A1-like: MELVALFFGILALLAAVMFLRFRSTNRKGKPIPGWDREPTDPKMGDLGVTLENACSLFGYLWQQHGEGFIPVTSFWWRDKRVVSICSPQAFKDVQNLYERPAHIFGPISEPLHGPKSIQSVNGEEWKERRKLLHPTVRGDLIVSFIDDFVKVANELVTRWTASSEPVNLKKELFLATLKSILNTSLGNIFQDDSEIEDLANAYHACKCETDTRILNVPSPDSSREIEFQKNREHLYKYLRRMLQAQKEKKGTGKELPLMDAMLNSGNSEEIILSDMATFLGGFHTSSFYVMWTVIYLIQYPDVQEKLYNEIVEMVGDDRNEKLKAYVFTSNSYLRQFLDEAMRCSTTANVTAHYDTNQDLMVDGYCIPARTPIIYALGVAMYNSAVWECPEKFNPDRFAPGSKHAKRGIEYRPFSVSNLRRCPANQFTYAMVSVFVTVILHHCKLQAAGKQDFEKVYGIATSPKEEPFIQAELRL; this comes from the coding sequence ATGGAATTAGTGGCACTGTTTTTCGGAATTCTGGCACTATTAGCCGCTGTGATGTTCTTACGATTCCGAAGTACAAATCGTAAAGGAAAACCAATACCTGGATGGGATAGAGAACCCACTGATCCGAAAATGGGTGACCTAGGAGTGACACTGGAGAACGCTTGCAGTCTTTTCGGTTATCTTTGGCAGCAGCATGGGGAAGGTTTCATCCCTGTTACCTCCTTCTGGTGGCGAGATAAGCGTGTTGTTAGCATATGTAGTCCCCAGGCATTCAAGGATGTTCAAAACCTATATGAGAGGCCAGCACACATATTTGGGCCAATCTCTGAGCCGCTTCACGGCCCCAAAAGTATTCAAAGTGTGAATGGTGAAGAATGGAAGGAGAGAAGAAAACTACTACATCCTACGGTTAGGGGTGACCTGATCGTATCATTTATTGATGACTTTGTAAAAGTTGCTAATGAACTGGTGACAAGATGGACAGCTAGTAGTGAACCAGTGAATCTAAAGAAAGAACTGTTCCTTGCAACTCTCAAATCCATACTTAATACATCTCTTGGCAACATATTTCAAGATGATAGTGAGATTGAGGATCTTGCAAACGCTTACCACGCGTGCAAATGTGAAACAGACACTCGCATCTTAAATGTTCCATCTCCTGACAGCTCCCGGGAAATAGAATTTCAAAAAAATCGCGAGCACTTATACAAGTACCTAAGACGAATGTTGCAAGCACAAAAAGAGAAGAAAGGCACTGGAAAAGAGCTACCTTTGATGGATGCCATGTTAAACTCCGGTAACTCTGAGGAAATAATTTTATCGGACATGGCGACTTTTTTGGGAGGCTTTCACACCTCTTCCTTCTATGTCATGTGGACTGTCATATACCTCATTCAGTACCCTGATGTCCAAGAGAAACTTTATAATGAAATAGTCGAAATGGTAGGAGACGACAGGAATGAGAAGTTAAAGGCATATGTTTTTACATCCAACTCTTACTTGCGGCAGTTTCTTGATGAAGCGATGCGTTGTAGTACAACTGCTAATGTTACTGCACACTATGACACTAATCAAGACCTTATGGTAGATGGCTACTGTATTCCTGCCAGGACCCCAATTATCTATGCACTAGGGGTTGCCATGTATAACAGTGCTGTATGGGAGTGCCCAGAGAAGTTTAATCCTGATCGATTTGCTCCTGGATCAAAACATGCAAAAAGAGGGATTGAATATCGACCCTTTAGTGTCTCAAACCTCCGGCGATGCCCTGCCAATCAGTTTACTTATGCGATGGTGTCAGTTTTTGTGACTGTTATTTTGCACCACTGCAAGTTGCAGGCAGCAGGTAAACAAGACTTTGAGAAGGTATATGGTATTGCCACTTCTCCTAAGGAAGAACCTTTTATTCAAGCGGAGCTTAGACTTTGA
- the LOC136258046 gene encoding cytochrome P450 20A1-like: protein MGKVPSLLPPSGGEISVLLAYNSPQAFKDVQNLHERPTHIFGPTFEPLHGSKSIQNLNGEEWKERRKLLHPTVRGHLVISFIDDFVQVANELVARWMASSEPVNLKKELFLATLKSILNTSLGNIFQDDSEIEDLANAYHMCKCEMDTRILNVPSPDSSREIEFQKNREHLYKYLRRMLQAQKEKKGTGKDLPLMDAMLNSSNFEEIILSDMATFLGGFHTSALYAMWTVIYLIQYPDVQGKLYNEIVEMVGDDRNEKLKAYVFTSNSYLRQFLDEAMRCSTTANFTAYYNNNQDLIVDGYCIPASTPIISALGVTMYNSAVWECPEKFNPDRFAPGSKHAKRGIEYRPFGISNLRRCPANQFTYAMVSVFVTVILHHCKLQAAGKQDFEKVYGIATSPKEEPFIQAELRH from the coding sequence ATGGGGAAGGTTCCATCCCTGTTACCTCCTTCTGGTGGCGAGATAAGCGTGTTGTTAGCATATAATAGTCCCCAGGCATTCAAGGATGTACAAAATCTACACGAGAGGCCTACACATATATTTGGGCCAACCTTCGAGCCACTACACGGTTCCAAAAGTATTCAAAACCTGAATGGTGAAGAATGGAAGGAAAGACGAAAACTACTACATCCTACGGTTAGGGGCCACTTAGTCATATCATTTATTGATGACTTTGTACAAGTTGCTAATGAACTGGTGGCAAGATGGATGGCTAGTAGTGAACCAGTGAATCTAAAGAAAGAACTGTTCCTTGCAACTCTCAAGTCCATACTCAATACATCTCTTGGCAACATATTTCAAGATGATAGTGAGATTGAGGATCTTGCAAACGCTTACCACATGTGCAAATGTGAAATGGACACTCGCATCTTAAATGTTCCATCTCCTGACAGCTCCCGGGAAATAGAGTTTCAAAAAAATCGCGAGCACTTATACAAGTACCTAAGACGAATGTTGCAAGCACAAAAAGAGAAGAAAGGCACTGGAAAAGATTTACCTTTGATGGATGCCATGTTAAACTCTAGTAACTTTGAGGAAATAATTTTATCAGACATGGCGACTTTTTTGGGAGGCTTTCACACCTCTGCATTGTATGCCATGTGGACTGTCATATACCTCATTCAGTACCCTGATGTCCAGGGGAAACTTTATAATGAAATAGTCGAAATGGTAGGAGACGACAGGAATGAGAAGTTAAAGGCATATGTTTTTACATCCAACTCTTACTTACGGCAGTTTCTTGATGAAGCAATGCGTTGTAGTACGACTGCTAATTTTACTGCGTACTACAATAATAATCAAGACCTTATAGTAGATGGCTACTGTATTCCTGCCAGCACCCCAATTATTTCTGCGCTAGGTGTTACCATGTATAACAGTGCTGTATGGGAGTGCCCAGAGAAGTTTAATCCTGATCGATTTGCTCCTGGATCAAAACATGCAAAAAGAGGGATTGAATATCGACCCTTTGGTATCTCAAACCTCCGGCGATGCCCTGCCAATCAGTTTACTTATGCGATGGTGTCAGTTTTTGTGACTGTTATTTTGCACCACTGCAAGTTGCAGGCAGCAGGTAAACAAGACTTTGAGAAGGTATATGGTATTGCCACTTCTCCTAAGGAAGAACCTTTTATTCAAGCAGAGCTTAGACATTGA
- the LOC136257489 gene encoding E3 ubiquitin-protein ligase Midline-1-like: MASFRPSQDLKSRLPDSSLECPVCNEYYKIDGPQQPKILKCGHTLCANCLLRIGKTDNIKCPYCYRPSPLGAMGIFSLPVNLELVNLVSQINLRDCTDDDNPEVEIKCCYCNQHTATLACFSCDPAGCKLCSECFKLEHDRGFAPVRAHKPVPIEDLKKMPKNVCLHHPGQPLTHYSQQTGLFSCAQCIEALGSESMAVAYKPLEVAIQDLKANLEPMMQNVEGYLKRLQNSQLEVATIHSKVAVAGANIAKEIQQQFSTFQLLLQDRQRLMLNMLETVVIDRKRGLEEQLNSLQGTVRQVVTHKDELQLLMQKNHQEFLVKFWDTKSKIQELLDAEDTFLQQPVAVSDDVQLLIPEKFGKSLRTLGSVGGGPFVVGFIAVMHKGYLLLKWDMIEKQADVLQYEVEYVVSTVSLGQQISSVLCDGKSYTLYINGLCPGYTYRFRIRSKIISGWSMWSKPIVGTFADFPCHFSFASKIVGIQIPSSGQYRITAKGAKAADGEIGKGGQGAIISATFMLHKGDILEILCGGMSQRHGCHSGGAGGTFVTVNTQQLQGLLIAAGGGGGTRGYDDQDPDGCDASLDENGTWVNTTNCAEGGLNGAPGKDAIFEGPSWGYGGAGYQHSSSTAKSFVEGGAGGECGGFGGGGSVGLYGGGGGGGFSGGGGGRGGGGGGSYVRSDGEKITKMIGNCGHGEVEIVKVWSDNTSKNSSNNNSKEFDKQPDSLPSNDSIHSTKSSSE; this comes from the exons ATGGCATCTTTTCGTCCTAGCCAG GATTTAAAGTCACGTCTACCAGATTCAAGCCTGGAATGTCCAGTGTGCAATGAGTATTACAAGATTGATGGACCACAGCAGCCAAAAATACTGAAATGTGGTCATACACTTTGTGCCAACTGCTTGTTGAGGATAGGCAAAACGGACAACATCAAGTGTCCGTATTGCTATAGGCCCTCTCCACTTGGAGCAATGGGAATCTTTTCTCTTCCAGTTAATTTGGAATTAGTCAATCTTGTAAGTCAGATTAACTTAAGAGATTGCACAGATGATGACAACCCAGAAGTTGAAATTAAATGTTGTTACTGCAACCAACATACAGCCACACTGGCTTGTTTTAGCTGTGATCCTGCTGGATGTAAGCTTTGTAGTGAGTGTTTCAAACTTGAACATGACCGAGGGTTTGCACCAGTTAGAGCACACAAGCCAGTTCCAATTGAAGATTTGAAGAAAATGCCCAAAAATGTCTGTCTTCATCATCCTGGACAACCATTAACTCACTATTCTCAACAAACCGGACTGTTTTCATGTGCTCAATGCATAGAGGCTCTGGGGTCAGAAAGCATGGCAGTTGCTTATAAGCCTCTTGAAGTGGCCATTCAAGATTTGAAAGCAAATCTTGAACCAATGATGCAAAACGTTGAGGGTTACTTGAAAAGGTTACAGAATTCTCAACTTGAAGTTGCTACTATTCACAGTAAAGTAGCAGTAGCAGGAGCTAATATTGCAAAGGAAATTCAACAACAGTTTTCCACTTTTCAACTTCTACTTCAGGATCGACAAAGGCTTATGTTGAATATGCTAGAAACAGTG GTCATAGATCGCAAGCGAGGTCTTGAAGAAcaactgaactctttgcagggtaCTGTACGCCAGGTGGTGACCCACAAGGATGAATTACAGTTGCttatgcaaaaaaatcaccaggAGTTTTTAGTAAAGTTTTGGGATACAAAATCAAAAATTCAGGAACTTCTGGATGCTGAAGATACCTTTTTACAGCAACCTGTAGCAGTATCTGATGATGTACAATTACTCATTCCAGAAAAATTTGGCAAAAGTCTTCGTACTTTAGGATCAGTTGGTGGTGGTCCATTTGTTGTAGGGTTCATTGCTGTGATGCACAAAGGCTACCTACTGCTAAAGTGGGACATGATTGAAAAGCAAGCTGATGTACTCCAGTATGAAGTTGAATACGTAGTATCGACAGTTTCACTAGGACAGCAAATTTCATCTGTTTTATGCGATGGGAAAAGCTATACCCTTTACATAAATGGCTTGTGTCCGGGCTACACATATCGTTTCAGAATTCGATCCAAAATTATATCTGGTTGGAGCATGTGGAGTAAGCCTATTGTTGGCACATTTGCAGATTTTCCATGCCACTTTTCTTTTGCTTCAAAAATTGTTGGCATACAGATCCCATCCTCAGGCCAGTACAGAATTACTGCTAAAGGAGCAAAGGCAGCTGATGGCGAAATCGGAAAGGGAGGTCAAGGGGCCATTATAAGTGCCACTTTCATGTTGCATAAAGGTGATATCTTGGAGATACTCTGTGGGGGGATGTCACAACGTCACGGGTGTCACTCTGGTGGGGCAGGCGGTACATTTGTAACTGTCAACACACAACAGCTTCAAGGGCTGCTGATAGCTGCAGGTGGCGGAGGCGGAACTCGAGGATATGATGACCAAGATCCTGATGGCTGTGATGCTAGCCTTGATGAAAATGGGACTTGGGTAAACACAACCAACTGTGCAGAAGGTGGATTGAATGGTGCTCCAGGTAAAGATGCCATTTTTGAAGGTCCATCATGGGGTTACGGCGGAGCTGGATACCAGCACAGCTCGTCTACAGCAAAGAGTTTTGTTGAAGGTGGTGCTGGTGGCGAATGCGGTGGCTTTGGAGGTGGTGGGAGTGTTGGACTATATGGTGGTGGAGGGGGAGGTGGCTTTTCTGGAGGAGGTGGTGGACGAGGGGGTGGGGGTGGTGGAAGCTATGTCAGATCAGATGGAGAAAAGATCACTAAAATGATTGGGAACTGTGGCCATGGAGAAGTTGAGATTGTGAAGGTTTGGTCTGACAACACTTCCAAAAATAGTAGCAACAATAATTCCAAGGAATTTGACAAGCAGCCTGACTCCTTACCATCCAATGACTCCATTCACAGTACCAAAAGTTCTTCTGAATAA